The following proteins come from a genomic window of Larimichthys crocea isolate SSNF chromosome XV, L_crocea_2.0, whole genome shotgun sequence:
- the cep104 gene encoding centrosomal protein of 104 kDa isoform X1 codes for MPRKIGFNVVNSSSHEDNYSAKELMVHAPTVNGWRSSRLCSYPQHITLQLVERSRVRKLQLLAHQYLIPAKVEFHIGDTLPETCTPGFPGQLRRLGYVSLSDNEKTGFKARELKSVHVDAIGTYLRITFHRNHVNGYNQYNQVALVAINVLGDYLDGNAFNTIPSREQLIEHYLNSTQLEAALDTTFMGKCESISPLDDLAFDMYQDPEVAHIIRLLDQKKQDMVRQEKFEQAKNLKQAIADLQKVGERLARYDVEKRCAIEKEDYDLAKKKKELMEEYRKSVYQQLEVHNLLDMTMITKAADSSPAPDPPSLQPSPGQHSVPTKPLVSTDTFRKEKKTNTPQNEQSDAETAVPKLSSQPDTPSTPAAAPKIDVTSVPYDERPLPALQRKNQPVEDIQSPAEQHSPQPDGQRTPHSPEMSGEPEPLTEKVQREAGFPIEIYGERLVVRAYSKTWSYREDALQAVYKKLLELSPITPREELRSTIRAAVFLVKKALLDKVSSVFHASLKLLRLLLGQLIPSLALGRAEVSYCLEQTWPNLLARTGESASRLRETAIAFIQEIAVLKDVRTLQVIPCELVKPFKSNFPLRLAQSRAELLEKLLTELGAENSGFTLDNVMTFCTAALEHSASAVREVAVRIILSMYRQHRAAVLTYLPPNDAAARKNFLYKTLFDGFAKIDGKLVETQTLKKGGGQQDGQKEKEEIHSLQEQLAALKEITERGNEHTKGQMPKKESPKVEKESQKAGKAVTKVPQNKVTNTTDLQQSINYLDNLCIFCGKKDESFTEDGLDLHYWKHCPMLRRCDECRQVVEIASLTEHLLGECENRSKFSQCPGCSEAVATEDLTEHVQSPTCNPSISGKGSNHCPLCHNNFMHGEEAWKAHLMGREGCKQNSRRTAVSQRTQPAQGKAVGGAKLKQVRSVGARARPMGKGSRIPALVPLAKGQTPGKH; via the exons ATGCCCAGAAAGATAGGATTCAATGTGGTCAACTCTTCAAGTCATGAGGACAACTACAGTGCCAAGGAGCTCATGGTCCATGCACCCACAGTCAACGGCTGGAGATCTAGCAG GCTATGCTCCTATCCTCAACACATCACCCTCCAGCTGGTGGAGAGAAGTAGGGTGaggaagctgcagctgctggccCACCAGTACCTGATCCCAGCCAAGGTGGAGTTTCATATTGGAGACACTCTCCCTGAAACCTGCACCCCAGGGTTCCCTGGACAACTTCGCAGACTTGG GTATGTGTCTTTGTCGGACAATGAGAAGACAGGCTTCAAAGCTCGTGAGCTGAAGTCAGTCCATGTTGACGCCATCGGAACATACCTGAGAATAACTTTCCACAGGAACCATGTCAACGGTTACAATCAGTACAATCAG GTTGCTTTGGTTGCCATTAATGTTCTGGGAGATTATTTGGATGGCAATGCTTTTAACACAATT CcaagcagagagcagctgatcGAACACTACCTCAACAGTACCCAGCTGGAAGCAGCCTTGGACACGACCTTCATGGG CAAATGTGAGTCCATCTCACCCTTGGACGACCTGGCCTTCGACATGTACCAGGACCCCGAAGTTGCCCACATCATCCGTCTCCTGGACCAAAAGAAACAGGACATGGTTCGGCAGGAGAAATTCGAGCAGGCCAAGAATCTGAAGCAGGCCATCGCAGACCTGCAAAAg GTGGGGGAGCGTTTGGCTCGATATGATGTTGAGAAACGATGTGCCATCGAAAAGGAAGACTATGACCtggccaagaagaagaaggagttgATGGAGGAGTACAGGAAGAGTGTCTACCAGCAGCTAGAGGTCCACAACCTGCTGGACATGACAATG ATCACAAAAGCAGCAGATTCATCTCCAGCCCCAGATCCTCCCTCCCTTCAGCCCTCTCCAGGTCAACATTCAGTCCCTACCAAGCCCCTTGTGTCCACAGACACATttaggaaagagaaaaaaacaaacactcctcAAAACGAGCAGTCAGATGCAGAAACTGCTGTGCCCAAACTGAGCAGCCAACCTGACACACCCAGCACCCCTGCTGCAGCACCAAAGATAGAC GTTACCAGTGTGCCTTATGATGAGAGGCCGCTGCCAGCCCTGCAGAGGAAAAATCAGCCTGTGGAGGACATCCAGAGCCCTGCAGAGCAGCACTCCCCCCAACCTGATGGCCAAAGGACTCCACACAGCCCTGAGATGAGTGGAGAGCCAGAGCCCCTGACAGAGAAGGTCCAGAGAGAGGCTGGCTTTCCAATAGAGATCTATGGAGAAAGACTG GTAGTTAGGGCATATTCAAAAACCTGGTCTTACAGAGAGGATGCTCTCCAGGCTGTGTACAAGAAGCTTTTGGAGCTATCACCCATCACACCCAGAGAGGAGCTGAGAAGCACGATTAGAGCTGCAGTCTTCTTGGTCAAGAAAGCTCTCCTGGATAAAGTATCATCT GTTTTCCACGCCTCCTTGAAGCTGCTGCGACTACTGCTGGGCCAGCTGATCCCAAGTCTGGCACTGGGGAGGGCCGAGGTGTCTTACTGTTTGGAGCAGACCTGGCCCAACCTGCTGGCCAGGACTGGAGAGTCAGCCAGCCGGCTCCGGGAAACAGCCATTGCTTTTATACAG GAAATTGCTGTTTTGAAGGATGTACGCACACTGCAGGTAATCCCTTGTGAGCTGGTGAAGCCCTTCAAATCCAACTTCCCCTTGCGGCTGGCTCAGAGTCGGGCCGAACTTCTGGAGAAGCTACTCACTGAACTAGGTGCAGAGAACTCTGGCTTCACCCTGGACAATGTTATGACG ttCTGTACGGCAGCATTGGAGCACAGTGCATCAGCAGTTCGAGAGGTGGCAGTGCGCATCATCCTATCCATGTACCGgcagcacagagctgctgttctCACCTACCTTCCACCCAACGATGCTGCCGCACGGAAGAACTTTCTTTACAAAACCCTCTTTGATGGCTTTGCCAAAATTGATGGAAAGCTGGTGGAAACTCAG ACTTTGAAGAAGGGAGGCGGTCAGCAGGATGGGcaaaaagagaaggaggagatcCACTCTCTTCAGGAGCAGCTGGCTGCCTTGAAAGAGATCACA gagagagggaatgaaCACACCAAAGGACAAATGCCCAAGAAGGAAAGTCCCAAAGTTGAGAAAGAGTCTCAAAAAGCTGGCAAAG CTGTTACAAAAGTTCCCCAGAACAAGGTAACAAACACCACTGACCTCCAGCAGTCCATCAACTATCTTGACAA CTTGTGTATATTCTGCGGTAAAAAGGATGAGTCATTCACAGAGGACGGATTGGACCTTCACTACTGGAAGCACTGTCCTATGCTGAGACGCTGCGATGAATGTAGACAG GTAGTTGAGATTGCCAGCCTCACAGAGCACCTACTGGGTGAATGTGAAAACAGGTCCAAGTTCAGCCAGTGCCCAGGGTGCTCAGAGGCCGTGGCCACTGAAGATCTGACTGAGCATGTCCAGAGTCCCACCTGCAACC